In Treponema vincentii, a single window of DNA contains:
- a CDS encoding acyl-ACP thioesterase domain-containing protein, with protein sequence MDGRLVAPTWSAVCVRGSTCWVVLNTHTNQPAVLDDTVFGSLTFCDEHLEGRVFAKISLPEHWEREELFHPSLLDIDMNGHVNNLNYIRWALSFMDADFCRGKLLRVLDTNFLISAQYGEELCCRCSHIEDNVCVHSIVRTSDGSEVFRARSEWADERKMARPLQVEHETSRL encoded by the coding sequence ATGGACGGCAGACTCGTTGCGCCGACATGGAGCGCTGTGTGTGTGCGCGGCAGTACGTGCTGGGTTGTGCTGAATACGCACACCAATCAGCCTGCCGTTCTTGACGACACGGTGTTCGGTTCGTTGACGTTTTGTGACGAGCATTTGGAAGGACGGGTTTTTGCAAAGATTTCCTTGCCGGAACACTGGGAGCGTGAAGAGCTGTTCCATCCGTCGCTTTTGGATATCGATATGAACGGGCACGTCAATAATCTGAATTATATCCGCTGGGCATTGTCGTTTATGGATGCGGACTTTTGCCGCGGCAAATTGCTCCGCGTCCTCGATACCAATTTTTTGATTTCTGCTCAATACGGGGAAGAACTCTGCTGCCGCTGCTCTCATATTGAAGATAACGTGTGCGTGCATTCTATTGTGAGAACTTCCGACGGCAGCGAGGTGTTCCGCGCCCGTAGCGAATGGGCTGATGAACGGAAGATGGCACGGCCGCTTCAGGTTGAACATGAAACTTCCCGACTATAA
- a CDS encoding RluA family pseudouridine synthase, which translates to MSEVFELTVPNGIGKLRLDAFCCSVLTGMTRSQLKTGIQAVQLNERQAKLSSMVQAGDRITLIWENPLPDVLIPEPIPLRVLYEDNDVIVVNKRAGMVTHPAAGNWTGTLVQALAYYRLHTSPIHDAFACLLEAEQGKGNFAELLRAGIVHRLDKDTSGILITARSAEAEAFLKNEFKLRRTEKYYLAILNGIPEKLAGIIETSVFRDGHSRIRFAASADLSKGKYARSRYKVLRVYGRYALVLFKIDTGRTHQIRLHARFIGCPIVGDPLYGKKETEWKEYGLMLHAYRLGITLPSTQKKAVFTAPPPRKFQTVLRLLQTRLSQGNS; encoded by the coding sequence ATGTCTGAAGTATTTGAGCTTACAGTACCGAATGGGATCGGTAAGCTGCGGCTTGATGCGTTTTGCTGCAGTGTGCTTACCGGTATGACCCGCTCACAGCTGAAAACAGGGATACAAGCTGTGCAGCTCAACGAGCGGCAGGCAAAACTTTCAAGCATGGTGCAAGCGGGCGACCGTATCACACTGATATGGGAAAATCCGCTTCCCGATGTTCTTATACCCGAACCTATTCCGCTCCGTGTCTTGTATGAAGATAATGATGTCATCGTGGTGAATAAACGAGCTGGTATGGTTACGCATCCTGCGGCAGGCAATTGGACGGGGACGCTGGTGCAGGCGCTTGCGTATTACCGCTTGCACACGTCGCCTATTCATGATGCCTTCGCCTGCCTGCTCGAAGCGGAGCAGGGGAAGGGGAATTTTGCCGAGCTATTGCGTGCAGGTATCGTTCACCGGCTTGATAAGGATACCTCCGGCATCCTTATCACCGCCCGTAGTGCCGAGGCGGAAGCCTTTTTAAAAAACGAATTTAAGCTGAGGCGTACGGAAAAATATTATCTCGCAATTCTGAACGGCATACCGGAAAAACTGGCCGGTATTATCGAAACGTCGGTATTCCGCGACGGGCATAGTCGTATTCGATTTGCCGCCTCGGCAGATCTGTCTAAAGGAAAATACGCCCGCTCACGCTATAAAGTGCTGCGGGTGTATGGGCGGTATGCGCTGGTGCTCTTTAAAATCGATACCGGCAGAACCCACCAAATTAGGCTCCATGCGCGGTTTATCGGCTGTCCGATTGTTGGAGATCCGCTCTATGGGAAAAAAGAAACTGAATGGAAGGAATACGGCTTGATGCTCCACGCGTATCGGCTCGGTATTACGCTCCCTTCAACACAAAAAAAAGCCGTATTTACCGCCCCGCCGCCCCGAAAATTCCAAACTGTCCTGCGCCTTTTGCAGACGCGGCTGTCACAGGGGAATAGCTGA
- a CDS encoding PstS family phosphate ABC transporter substrate-binding protein, which yields MKKITVILFIMISLLGMISLLYSGIQFNILHRKSGMISVVAGSNEISTLAIDLKDYLPFDKNSKTNYVKSHFQIDDNIPVLDGASALYPVFSAIASATYPEKSVCFDGEKFTKESKVQMRNTRGAYKAVVDGVADIIFCASPSEGQLLYAKQNNIELEFVPIGLEAFVFIENITNPVNDLSIEQIKGIYSGKIKNWKKVGGTNTLIAAWQRKEGSGSQTAFLKFMNGEKIRLNPFGIFFGSPIGYSFRYYVEGITQNANVKMISLNGIAPTKENIQNGRYPLSSHFFAVYRKDNKNVNVKKLIDWILSPEGQKIIDNNGYVPLKN from the coding sequence ATGAAAAAAATTACTGTTATCCTTTTTATTATGATTTCTCTATTAGGAATGATAAGCCTTTTATATTCAGGAATACAATTTAATATTTTACATAGAAAGTCAGGTATGATATCTGTTGTAGCTGGGAGTAACGAAATCTCAACTCTTGCAATTGATTTAAAGGATTATCTTCCATTTGACAAGAACTCAAAAACAAATTATGTAAAATCACATTTTCAAATAGATGACAACATCCCTGTGCTTGATGGAGCAAGTGCACTATATCCAGTCTTTTCTGCGATTGCATCTGCAACTTATCCTGAAAAATCAGTTTGTTTCGATGGTGAAAAGTTCACCAAAGAAAGCAAAGTTCAAATGCGAAATACGAGAGGCGCTTACAAAGCCGTTGTTGATGGCGTTGCAGATATAATTTTTTGCGCCTCACCTTCAGAAGGGCAACTATTGTATGCAAAACAAAATAATATAGAATTAGAGTTTGTTCCAATTGGCTTAGAAGCATTTGTATTTATTGAGAATATAACGAATCCTGTCAATGATTTATCAATTGAACAAATAAAAGGAATATATTCCGGTAAAATTAAAAATTGGAAAAAAGTTGGTGGAACAAATACTTTAATTGCAGCATGGCAAAGAAAAGAAGGAAGCGGCAGTCAAACCGCATTCTTAAAATTTATGAATGGAGAAAAGATACGATTAAATCCTTTTGGCATTTTCTTTGGAAGTCCTATTGGTTACTCATTTCGTTATTATGTAGAAGGAATAACACAAAATGCAAATGTAAAAATGATTTCTTTAAATGGAATTGCACCAACAAAAGAAAATATACAAAATGGCAGATATCCTCTATCTTCACACTTTTTTGCTGTTTACAGAAAGGATAACAAAAATGTAAATGTAAAAAAGCTGATAGATTGGATCCTTTCTCCTGAAGGTCAAAAAATCATTGATAACAATGGCTATGTACCGTTAAAAAATTGA
- a CDS encoding O-acetyl-ADP-ribose deacetylase — MDIKIICADITTLKVDAIVNAANTTLLGGGGVDGAIHRAAGSELLEECRALKGCRTGQAKITRGYKLPAEYVIHTPGPIYQDGKHGEPELLASCYRNSLILAADFHCETIAFPCISAGVYGYPMEEAATIALSTVYAYLMETKADMTVYHVCFNKQTEKLYRTILSNIIIKQSDSRQSKNGRRILTR; from the coding sequence ATGGATATCAAAATTATCTGTGCAGATATAACTACGCTAAAAGTAGATGCAATTGTCAATGCAGCAAATACCACTCTGCTCGGCGGCGGAGGTGTTGACGGAGCGATTCACCGTGCCGCAGGCTCCGAATTATTGGAAGAATGCCGCGCACTCAAAGGATGCAGAACCGGACAGGCAAAAATCACACGCGGATATAAGCTCCCTGCAGAATATGTTATCCATACGCCCGGACCGATCTATCAGGACGGCAAACATGGAGAACCGGAACTGCTCGCAAGCTGCTACCGCAACTCGCTCATTCTTGCCGCAGACTTTCACTGTGAAACGATTGCATTTCCTTGTATCAGTGCGGGCGTATACGGCTATCCTATGGAGGAAGCTGCAACAATTGCTCTTTCCACCGTCTATGCCTACTTAATGGAAACAAAAGCGGATATGACCGTCTATCATGTCTGTTTTAATAAGCAGACTGAAAAACTATACCGTACAATATTATCAAACATAATTATCAAACAGAGCGATTCAAGACAATCAAAAAATGGTAGGCGGATACTCACACGGTAA
- the rsmA gene encoding 16S rRNA (adenine(1518)-N(6)/adenine(1519)-N(6))-dimethyltransferase RsmA, whose product MKLPDYNAPSALAAVLDEHGFGMQKKFGQNFLINAHIRQELISALGLSAGDAVWEVVPGLGSMTSLLLEAGADLTVFEIDRGFVQLLTSYFGSYHSFHLIEGDVLKTWKAEYQRHAPKAFFGNLPYNIAAKLIAATIEAECFFDRMVITVQKEVGLRMTAAPGSEDYSSFSVLCQWAYDVEPIRDIAPAAFWPKPNVESRALRFIKKQSPQPVRDARLFLSLVRGLFSSRRKTVKNNLSTILAARGKKMLPAESLLKAAEIDPAARAESLTVYDFIRLSDTLCDV is encoded by the coding sequence ATGAAACTTCCCGACTATAATGCGCCGTCCGCACTCGCTGCTGTGCTCGATGAACACGGGTTTGGGATGCAGAAAAAATTCGGACAAAACTTTTTGATTAATGCACATATACGGCAGGAGCTGATTTCCGCACTCGGTCTTTCCGCCGGAGATGCTGTATGGGAAGTCGTCCCGGGGCTCGGCTCGATGACATCGCTGCTGTTGGAGGCTGGCGCCGATCTAACCGTGTTCGAAATAGACCGCGGCTTCGTACAGCTTTTAACGTCCTATTTCGGTTCATATCATTCGTTCCATTTAATAGAAGGCGATGTGCTTAAAACATGGAAGGCTGAATATCAACGGCATGCACCGAAGGCCTTTTTCGGGAATCTGCCGTACAACATTGCAGCAAAGCTCATCGCGGCGACAATCGAAGCCGAGTGTTTTTTTGACCGTATGGTGATAACCGTGCAAAAAGAGGTCGGGCTCCGGATGACCGCGGCTCCGGGAAGTGAGGATTATTCGTCGTTTTCGGTGCTGTGCCAATGGGCTTATGATGTAGAGCCGATTCGCGATATTGCTCCCGCCGCCTTTTGGCCTAAACCGAATGTCGAATCCCGAGCGCTCCGCTTTATCAAAAAACAGTCCCCGCAGCCGGTACGCGATGCGCGTCTTTTTTTAAGCCTTGTCCGCGGCCTTTTCAGTTCGCGGCGCAAAACGGTGAAGAATAATTTGAGCACGATTCTTGCTGCTAGAGGAAAAAAGATGCTGCCGGCGGAATCCCTGTTAAAAGCGGCCGAAATCGATCCCGCTGCCCGTGCGGAATCGCTGACCGTCTATGATTTTATCCGATTATCGGATACACTTTGCGATGTGTAA
- a CDS encoding bifunctional folylpolyglutamate synthase/dihydrofolate synthase, giving the protein MNTIYTAAPSQTLVDNLNDFYRWLDGFINFEKRPHKKTFSLEVIGYYAALFSNPQTAYKCVHIAGSKGKGSVAAMLSALFSESGYKTGLYTSPHVNDFRERITENGRFFSDSAYLKAFRTVRESIMPHIGKETEPQPSWFELVTLTAFVLFRQERLDWAVFETGMGGRLDATNIVQPEITVLTPIELEHCEYLGHTIPLIAAEKAGIIKAGIPVFCSRQPNSALEVFRGRAEALNAPLFYLPDFIETIEHRLIPQGREVTIRFSAAHPVGALFKRPLHAILPLFTPVQAENAALAAAAFKYRFSDMPEALIERGLSKAWLPARFQLLSTKPLIVIDGAHTHNSIRTCADTFFSLLDNGSAKLDNAKPILVFACAADKDPAGFAPIFYDKVGYLYLTVPGAFKKGNLEKTVGAFTQVFENETNVVMESSEDFNAVLKKAFTQSVAENRPLLITGSFYLAAEAQRVYSAEGFQDRGTQG; this is encoded by the coding sequence ATGAATACAATATATACCGCTGCACCATCTCAAACGCTTGTAGACAATCTAAACGATTTTTACCGATGGCTTGACGGTTTTATCAACTTTGAAAAACGGCCGCACAAAAAGACCTTTTCGCTTGAGGTTATCGGATACTATGCCGCGCTTTTTTCCAACCCGCAAACGGCGTATAAGTGCGTCCATATAGCCGGTTCAAAGGGAAAGGGCTCCGTTGCGGCGATGCTTTCGGCCTTATTCTCCGAATCCGGTTATAAGACCGGCCTCTACACTTCTCCTCACGTAAACGACTTCCGCGAGCGGATAACGGAAAACGGCCGTTTTTTCAGCGATTCAGCCTACCTCAAAGCATTCCGTACCGTACGGGAGAGCATCATGCCGCATATCGGTAAAGAGACTGAACCCCAGCCGAGTTGGTTTGAGCTGGTGACACTGACCGCCTTTGTACTGTTCCGGCAGGAGCGGCTCGACTGGGCGGTGTTTGAAACCGGCATGGGGGGTAGGCTTGACGCTACCAATATCGTGCAGCCGGAAATAACCGTGCTGACGCCGATCGAGCTTGAACACTGTGAATACCTCGGCCATACCATTCCGCTCATCGCAGCGGAAAAAGCGGGCATCATTAAAGCGGGGATTCCCGTTTTTTGCTCGCGCCAGCCGAATTCCGCGCTTGAAGTATTCAGGGGGCGGGCTGAAGCGCTCAATGCTCCGCTCTTTTATCTGCCCGATTTTATCGAAACGATTGAACACCGGCTGATACCGCAAGGCCGCGAAGTTACCATCCGCTTTTCCGCCGCGCATCCGGTAGGGGCGCTCTTTAAACGTCCGCTGCACGCAATACTCCCACTTTTTACGCCCGTACAGGCGGAGAACGCTGCGCTCGCCGCCGCTGCTTTTAAATACCGTTTTTCCGATATGCCGGAAGCGTTAATTGAAAGAGGGCTTTCAAAGGCATGGCTCCCCGCGCGATTCCAGCTTTTAAGTACGAAGCCTTTAATCGTCATCGACGGTGCGCATACCCATAACAGCATACGGACTTGCGCAGACACGTTCTTTTCTCTCCTCGACAATGGCTCCGCTAAATTAGATAATGCTAAGCCGATACTGGTGTTTGCCTGCGCAGCCGACAAAGACCCCGCCGGTTTTGCGCCGATATTCTACGATAAAGTTGGTTATCTCTACTTAACCGTGCCGGGCGCGTTTAAAAAGGGGAATTTAGAAAAAACCGTCGGCGCATTTACACAGGTTTTCGAGAATGAAACCAACGTTGTAATGGAATCAAGTGAAGATTTTAACGCGGTATTAAAGAAGGCCTTTACCCAAAGTGTCGCCGAAAACCGGCCGCTGCTGATTACGGGTTCATTCTATCTGGCAGCGGAAGCACAACGCGTATATTCTGCTGAGGGTTTTCAGGATCGGGGAACGCAAGGCTGA
- a CDS encoding type III toxin-antitoxin system ToxN/AbiQ family toxin yields MLIAYLRQFDSKVSENKNESRPYVGIVLQIENIKYYAPFSSPKPKHRNMKNGKDFRKINNGIYGAINFNNMIPVLDSVLMEIDIINIPDVKYRRLLQNQYNYIKADREGILRIARNLRKLIFEDEKNLSEYEKIVKKRCCDLPLLESKYLDFK; encoded by the coding sequence TTGTTGATTGCTTATTTACGGCAGTTTGACTCCAAAGTCTCTGAAAATAAAAATGAATCCCGTCCTTATGTTGGGATTGTACTTCAGATAGAGAACATAAAGTATTATGCTCCATTTTCATCACCAAAACCGAAGCATAGAAACATGAAGAACGGAAAAGATTTTAGAAAAATAAATAACGGTATTTATGGGGCAATCAATTTCAATAATATGATTCCGGTTTTAGATTCTGTGCTGATGGAAATTGATATTATAAATATTCCCGATGTAAAATACCGTCGTTTGCTACAAAACCAATACAATTATATAAAAGCTGATAGGGAAGGCATATTAAGAATAGCTCGAAACTTACGGAAGTTGATTTTTGAGGATGAAAAAAATCTTTCAGAGTATGAAAAGATTGTGAAAAAAAGATGCTGTGATTTACCACTACTGGAATCAAAATATCTTGATTTTAAATAA
- a CDS encoding pseudouridine synthase yields the protein MQKNIDMVMAAFDYNRAEPCIVRETDHWAVVYKPPHLPTAPLRADERNTLVYWFLHSPEAEGDVLFDDMQTDALLDATQIDPQEPPAEYGRDIQEVQVGNKPAIRPTGRRIREAQVRGKKAIEAGLLHRLDTDTRGLVLFAKDQAVYDFLAARQEAGQIIKTYCAFVEPTLSRAMEYNGYSFNATELATLKELSAAQRGIAAKERIAVQLPLTLESQFRNFGPGAKRVAPVVSGSRHYKKDGRLYTTVIETIDILPSPIDGNDTVPETVCESLSPPPPIRLCCRLSRGYRHQVRAHLAAAGLPIVGDPLYAPQGTEAPPEAAQVSLQLYAVSLAFPDPENPQQNIRVVLPLPDRMNP from the coding sequence ATGCAAAAAAATATTGATATGGTAATGGCGGCTTTCGATTATAATAGAGCGGAACCCTGTATTGTACGGGAAACCGATCATTGGGCGGTTGTGTATAAGCCGCCGCATCTCCCCACTGCACCGCTCCGAGCGGATGAACGCAATACGCTGGTATACTGGTTTTTGCATAGCCCTGAGGCAGAGGGCGATGTTCTATTCGATGATATGCAAACAGATGCGCTACTCGATGCTACGCAGATAGATCCACAGGAGCCGCCCGCCGAATACGGGCGGGATATTCAGGAAGTTCAGGTCGGCAATAAACCAGCGATACGGCCGACAGGACGACGTATTCGGGAGGCGCAGGTACGCGGCAAAAAGGCGATTGAGGCGGGGTTGCTGCACCGGCTCGATACGGATACGCGGGGGCTTGTGCTTTTTGCAAAGGATCAGGCGGTATACGATTTTCTTGCGGCCCGGCAGGAAGCGGGGCAGATAATAAAAACCTATTGCGCGTTCGTAGAACCGACTCTATCCCGGGCTATGGAATATAATGGGTATAGCTTTAATGCAACAGAGTTAGCTACGCTGAAAGAGCTGTCTGCTGCACAGAGAGGGATAGCAGCAAAAGAACGGATAGCAGTACAGTTACCGCTTACACTGGAAAGTCAGTTTAGGAATTTCGGCCCCGGCGCAAAAAGGGTTGCTCCGGTTGTTTCCGGTTCGCGGCATTACAAGAAAGACGGGCGGCTGTATACGACGGTGATCGAGACGATCGATATTTTGCCATCCCCAATTGATGGAAACGATACCGTCCCTGAAACTGTTTGTGAATCCCTTTCGCCCCCGCCGCCCATTCGGCTTTGCTGCCGCCTTTCCCGCGGATACCGGCACCAAGTGCGTGCTCATCTGGCCGCAGCCGGACTTCCGATTGTTGGTGACCCCCTGTATGCGCCACAGGGAACGGAAGCCCCACCGGAAGCCGCACAGGTGAGCTTACAGCTCTACGCGGTCAGCCTTGCGTTCCCCGATCCTGAAAACCCTCAGCAGAATATACGCGTTGTGCTTCCGCTGCCAGATAGAATGAACCCGTAA
- a CDS encoding acyl-ACP thioesterase domain-containing protein: MILDNKYTMPYTVPTTAIDGQYRCTPLTVAALSQDLAANHYSSTGIFMPQLQERGLMWIISKQHFEIHEYPLWLDCLTLQTWAQPPKGLFCFRDFAYYYAEGGKKASLSAAFKDFDAAERKGTEWTADSLRRHGALCVCAAVRAGLC, from the coding sequence ATGATACTCGACAATAAATACACGATGCCGTATACGGTGCCGACCACTGCCATCGATGGGCAGTATCGCTGTACGCCGTTAACCGTTGCTGCGCTTTCGCAGGATTTGGCGGCTAATCACTATAGTTCTACCGGCATATTTATGCCGCAGCTGCAAGAACGGGGATTGATGTGGATTATTTCGAAGCAGCATTTTGAAATACATGAATATCCGCTCTGGCTCGATTGTCTGACGTTACAAACATGGGCGCAGCCGCCGAAGGGGCTTTTTTGTTTTCGGGATTTTGCCTATTACTACGCTGAGGGCGGAAAGAAAGCTTCATTGTCTGCGGCTTTTAAAGATTTTGATGCGGCGGAACGGAAGGGTACCGAATGGACGGCAGACTCGTTGCGCCGACATGGAGCGCTGTGTGTGTGCGCGGCAGTACGTGCTGGGTTGTGCTGA